A region of the Paenibacillus sp. J23TS9 genome:
GTACCGCAGGATTATCCTCAAACACCCATACCAGCATGGAATGATATCCTTGTTCACGGAAGTAAATCGTCAAGCGATTCATGAGTTCGCGGCCATGGCCCTTTCCATGGGCTTCTTTTAAAAGGTAAAGCGAATAAACCTCGGCATCAATATCCAGTTCTGTTTCCCGGCTCAATCCTCCATTAATAAAGCCAACCACCTCACCAGATGAATTCTCCAGCACAAAGGTCATTGTTTTATTGGCAGGTTCTAATACCCTGGTCCACAATTCAATCCGTGATTCCAGCTTCAGACCGTCCAGATAAGTATCCGGTACAATACCGCGGTACGTCGTTAACCAGCTATCCAAATGCACCTTCGCTAATCCGTAAATATCCTTCTCTTCCGCCTGTCTAATGATCCATTGTCCCATGACATCAGTTCCTCTCCTGCATGTGCCAGCCATCCCATGAAAGCTTATTATGTTCGACTATAGTTTTCCCTGGCAGGAAAATCAAGAGTTAATATCCCGCTTATTGACTTCCTTTGGTTTAGAAGGTTTTGGGATGAGCGAATCGAATATTTGAAACAGTGTCCAAGGATCAAACGGAGGTGGTGTTTAGTGAATAACAGCTCTTAGCCGGAGCAAACGAAAATAAAAAGGAGAATGGGAGATGGATCATGTCGAAAAGCATCTTATAAATGACCAGTTATCACGTTTGCGCGTAAAGCTGCTGTTAGCCAAGCATTCCATTTGCGGTCCGCAGTGGCGAAGATACCGCTTTGTTCCCTGCTATGACAAGCTTTACTATATTTCCGAAGGGGAAGGATGGATTCAGGTCGGAAGAGAACAGCTTAGGCCTAAGCCAGGCGAGCTTGTCTTCATTCCCGGAGGTACGGAGCAATCCTATTCGGTAACTGACGGTATCCCTTATACCAAGTACTGGTGCCATTTCAAATCCAATCTTGATTTCATGAGGCTATTTCAACTCTTCGGCATTTCAAACGTGGTTCGACCTGGAAACTCACCAGAACTTCTGAAGTACTTCCAGCAGCTCACGGAATGCAGCGCCAAGCCCGGTCCGGCAACGTCCATCAAAATCCAATCCGCACTTTTGTCCATCATCGCCTTGTTTATCGATCATGCTGCCCTGGACAGCAGAGCCAGTGAGGCACCGGTATTCTCCCGCGAGCTGCTGGAAACGATTCATTTTATCGATAACCATCTGACTGAGGAGCTTACGATTCAGGAGCTCTCAAGCAATGCCCACTTCCACCCCAACTATTTTATCCGGCTGTTCAAACGACATTTGGGGATAACGCCGATGCGTTACATCCATGAGCGCAGACTGGAGCAGGCACAGCGCATGCTTGGAGCAACCGATTATAGCGTAAGCGAGATCGCGTACAGAAGCGGGTTTAAAGATGTTTCCTACTTCTCAGCTGCCTTCAAGAAAAAAGCCGGTATATCTCCTTCGGAGTACAGACAAGATTTTTTACAACGTTAGTTTTACAACAATTTAAGTTAGCAAAACTCATTCCTCATCCTATTGTAAGCGCTGTATTATGATTGGAACCGCTTCTTATGAAGCGGACTCTATCATTTGCGGGGTGGGAACATGAGAGTAACAACCGGTTTCAGATTTTTTGTGGCACTATGCGTCATCTTGTGCAGCAGCCTGCCATTCACAATGAGCAGCTTGTCGGCACAAGCCCAATCTATGAAGCTGTATGTCTCAAAAAATGGGAGTGATTCGAACGGGGGCACGCTGAACAAGCCTTTTGCGACGTTAGAAAAGGCCAGGGATGCCATACGTGTCATGAAAAGCAAGGGACCGCTCCCTGCCGGTGGTGTAACGGTCATGATTCGAGGCGGCGAATACCGTTTTACCCAAACGCTTCAGCTTG
Encoded here:
- a CDS encoding GNAT family N-acetyltransferase; its protein translation is MGQWIIRQAEEKDIYGLAKVHLDSWLTTYRGIVPDTYLDGLKLESRIELWTRVLEPANKTMTFVLENSSGEVVGFINGGLSRETELDIDAEVYSLYLLKEAHGKGHGRELMNRLTIYFREQGYHSMLVWVFEDNPAVQFYKKMGGEFLMQDELQIGGESVSELCLEWRNIAVSA
- a CDS encoding AraC family transcriptional regulator, yielding MDHVEKHLINDQLSRLRVKLLLAKHSICGPQWRRYRFVPCYDKLYYISEGEGWIQVGREQLRPKPGELVFIPGGTEQSYSVTDGIPYTKYWCHFKSNLDFMRLFQLFGISNVVRPGNSPELLKYFQQLTECSAKPGPATSIKIQSALLSIIALFIDHAALDSRASEAPVFSRELLETIHFIDNHLTEELTIQELSSNAHFHPNYFIRLFKRHLGITPMRYIHERRLEQAQRMLGATDYSVSEIAYRSGFKDVSYFSAAFKKKAGISPSEYRQDFLQR